From one Thermodesulfovibrionales bacterium genomic stretch:
- a CDS encoding 4Fe-4S dicluster domain-containing protein — protein sequence MANRRKEDNHQEKTGKGRSISRRAFLGSVAGAGGAAMLAGPKKVLGYQEFTGWPNSKGCLTDLTRCVGCRSCEKACNEANHLPAPKLPFDDKSVFEEQRRPNYQAYTVVNRYENPKDKNSFVFRKMQCNHCKEPACATACPIHAYSKTPEGAVFYDENLCFGCRYCMTACPFYVPAFDYWSALEPKIVKCTMCLDRIKAGKMTACAEACPAGAITFGKRTDLITIARERIKKNPDRYIDHIYGEHEVGGTNWMYISGVPFEQLGFPTNLPTTPLVEQTKGFLSSVPVVLTVWPALFGMCYTALRHRTGAENEEESHKGKEDAKNG from the coding sequence GTCAATCAGCAGGAGGGCCTTTCTGGGGAGCGTGGCTGGTGCGGGTGGAGCAGCCATGCTCGCTGGCCCGAAAAAGGTCCTCGGCTACCAGGAGTTCACCGGCTGGCCGAACAGCAAGGGATGTCTGACAGACCTGACTCGCTGCGTCGGCTGCAGGAGCTGCGAGAAGGCCTGCAACGAAGCAAACCATTTACCAGCGCCGAAGCTACCCTTTGACGACAAGTCGGTGTTCGAAGAGCAGAGAAGGCCGAATTACCAGGCCTATACCGTTGTAAACCGTTACGAGAACCCCAAGGATAAGAACAGCTTTGTCTTCAGGAAGATGCAGTGCAACCACTGCAAGGAACCGGCATGCGCAACTGCCTGCCCGATCCATGCCTATTCCAAGACGCCCGAAGGCGCGGTCTTCTATGATGAAAACCTCTGTTTCGGGTGCAGGTACTGCATGACAGCCTGTCCGTTCTATGTGCCTGCCTTCGATTACTGGAGCGCCCTGGAACCGAAGATCGTAAAGTGCACTATGTGCTTAGACAGGATCAAGGCCGGCAAGATGACGGCCTGCGCAGAGGCTTGTCCTGCGGGCGCCATAACCTTCGGCAAGAGGACCGACCTGATCACCATTGCCAGGGAGAGGATCAAGAAGAACCCGGACAGGTACATCGACCATATCTATGGAGAACATGAGGTCGGAGGGACAAACTGGATGTACATCTCGGGCGTGCCCTTTGAGCAGCTCGGATTTCCTACGAACCTTCCGACAACGCCCCTCGTTGAACAGACAAAGGGCTTCCTCTCGTCGGTCCCAGTGGTGCTCACTGTCTGGCCTGCCCTCTTCGGTATGTGCTATACCGCCCTGCGCCACAGGACGGGAGCAGAGAACGAGGAGGAATCACATAAGGGAAAGGAGGATGCAAAAAATGGCTGA
- the nrfD gene encoding NrfD/PsrC family molybdoenzyme membrane anchor subunit yields MADGYAVKSDNFRSWFMDKLLMGMTWPEYARSLVTPFNTIAAIILSVGIPLIVMRFVYGLAFVTHASDVYPWGLYLGWGLFGGVPLSATGFVMGTAYYIFGFKAYRPVVRLALLAGFLGYLFAVIYLLIDLGRPWRIYYPMIIGFGTASVLFLVAWHVALYLTVQILEFSPAILEWLRSRRVRKWLEMMTIGLTIAGIVLSTLHQSALGAMYLLAPGKLHPLWYSSYIHILFLSSSIYAAFSMVIIVSALSKRFLRERCGPSFLQNIDRLTVGLGKAGCVAMFVYFALKIISVMHDNNWHYLNTPYGYWFLVEVLAFVLLPALVYTLGVKTNNPTIVRLAAFWAVAGIIMNRINVSIIALNWDLPEHLHHIIPPWREATVVLTIVTIHILIFRWILNRMPVLRDEPGYEDH; encoded by the coding sequence ATGGCTGACGGTTACGCAGTAAAATCAGACAATTTCAGATCATGGTTCATGGACAAGCTGCTCATGGGGATGACCTGGCCCGAATACGCCAGGAGCCTTGTGACTCCCTTCAACACGATAGCCGCGATCATCCTGAGCGTCGGAATTCCCCTTATCGTGATGCGGTTCGTTTACGGCCTCGCCTTTGTGACGCATGCCTCCGACGTTTACCCGTGGGGACTGTACCTCGGCTGGGGGCTCTTCGGCGGGGTCCCTCTCTCAGCCACCGGTTTTGTCATGGGCACGGCCTATTACATCTTCGGGTTCAAGGCGTACCGCCCCGTGGTGAGACTCGCGCTCTTGGCGGGCTTCCTCGGTTACCTCTTCGCCGTCATCTACCTCCTCATCGATCTCGGGAGGCCCTGGAGGATCTACTACCCGATGATCATAGGCTTTGGTACAGCCTCTGTCCTGTTCCTCGTGGCCTGGCACGTCGCATTGTACCTGACGGTGCAGATCCTTGAATTCAGCCCCGCCATTCTCGAATGGTTGAGGTCGAGGAGGGTCAGGAAATGGTTAGAGATGATGACCATCGGCCTGACGATCGCCGGCATTGTCCTCTCTACGCTCCACCAGTCTGCGCTCGGGGCGATGTACCTCCTTGCGCCAGGCAAGCTCCATCCCCTGTGGTACTCATCGTACATCCACATCTTGTTCCTCAGTTCAAGCATCTATGCAGCATTCTCGATGGTCATCATTGTGAGTGCCCTTTCGAAGCGCTTTCTGAGGGAGAGGTGCGGACCGAGCTTCCTCCAGAACATCGACAGGCTAACTGTAGGACTCGGCAAGGCCGGCTGCGTCGCAATGTTCGTCTACTTCGCTCTCAAGATAATCAGCGTCATGCACGATAACAACTGGCACTATCTCAACACCCCCTATGGTTACTGGTTCCTCGTCGAGGTCCTCGCCTTCGTTCTCCTGCCCGCTCTCGTATACACCTTGGGGGTTAAGACCAATAATCCGACGATAGTCCGCCTGGCGGCTTTCTGGGCGGTTGCGGGGATTATCATGAACAGGATCAACGTCTCGATCATCGCCTTGAACTGGGACCTGCCGGAACACCTCCATCACATTATCCCTCCATGGAGGGAAGCAACCGTTGTGCTTACGATAGTCACGATACACATCCTGATCTTCCGCTGGATCCTCAATCGCATGCCCGTTCTCAGAGATGAACCGGGTTATGAAGATCATTAG
- a CDS encoding cytochrome c3 family protein: MKWAARTIFPALCCAAILLLTVPPTRSEDRVFSPETRNCLECHGKKGIIKTFESGEKISAYVDATAFDASVHRSLSCSDCHDEFSQGKHPNRRFRDKEQYRTKSARLCLRCHKEKEISTTPAHAGLQYADGKIHACTNCHSPHSVARVAGTRRFISEEQYCMGCHVHDAKILFRDGETLSVKTDAEDLRGSVHGKLSCSDCHFGFSHEEHPMRNFRSRREYSLALSETCRRCHYDKYTKTLESTHYTILSQGNLKAPTCTDCHGSHSISGFEKERTLIPQRCRKCHPDVYEIYAKSVHGMALSTERNSDVPVCTDCHKAHDIGNPLSAAYHQRIPEMCGNCHANKVIAERYGLSTDVVKSYLADFHGITLRFYQKQRETLDKPARPIAVCTDCHGTHNIISTRDTDSAVVKANLRKRCQECHKEASKNFPDAWLSHYEPSMKKAPLVFFVNLVYEIFMPFMITGLFLQIALHVWRYARNR, translated from the coding sequence ATGAAGTGGGCAGCAAGAACAATCTTCCCGGCGTTATGCTGTGCCGCGATATTGTTGCTCACTGTCCCGCCTACCCGTTCCGAGGACCGCGTCTTCTCCCCTGAGACCCGGAATTGCCTGGAATGCCACGGCAAGAAGGGGATTATCAAGACCTTCGAGAGCGGTGAGAAGATATCGGCGTATGTTGACGCCACGGCATTTGACGCCTCCGTCCACCGGTCTCTCTCATGCTCCGACTGCCACGACGAATTCTCGCAGGGGAAACATCCGAACCGCAGGTTCAGGGACAAGGAGCAGTACAGGACGAAATCAGCAAGACTTTGCCTGCGCTGCCACAAGGAAAAGGAGATAAGTACAACGCCGGCACACGCAGGTCTGCAGTATGCTGACGGCAAGATCCACGCATGCACAAACTGCCACAGTCCGCATTCAGTTGCGCGCGTGGCCGGAACCAGGCGGTTTATTAGCGAAGAGCAGTACTGCATGGGCTGTCATGTCCATGATGCAAAGATTCTCTTCAGAGACGGTGAGACGCTGTCAGTGAAGACAGACGCTGAAGACTTGCGGGGATCGGTCCATGGAAAACTGAGCTGCTCAGATTGCCACTTCGGGTTTTCCCATGAGGAACATCCCATGAGGAACTTTCGGTCGAGAAGGGAGTACTCCCTTGCCCTGTCGGAAACTTGCAGGCGGTGCCATTATGACAAGTATACGAAGACCCTCGAGAGCACCCATTACACCATATTGAGCCAGGGGAATCTCAAGGCGCCGACATGCACGGACTGCCACGGCTCCCACTCCATATCGGGGTTTGAAAAAGAGCGAACATTGATACCTCAGAGATGCCGGAAATGCCATCCCGACGTATATGAAATCTACGCAAAGAGCGTCCACGGAATGGCCCTTTCGACCGAGAGGAATAGTGATGTGCCGGTCTGTACAGACTGCCATAAAGCCCATGATATCGGGAATCCCCTCTCCGCAGCATACCATCAGAGGATACCCGAGATGTGCGGCAATTGCCATGCCAACAAGGTAATAGCAGAGCGATACGGCCTTTCGACGGATGTTGTGAAGTCCTATCTCGCCGATTTTCACGGCATTACCTTGAGGTTTTATCAGAAACAGCGGGAGACTTTGGACAAGCCGGCCAGACCCATTGCGGTCTGTACGGATTGTCACGGCACCCATAATATCATCAGCACGAGGGACACAGACTCGGCTGTGGTGAAGGCAAACCTCAGGAAGAGATGCCAGGAGTGCCATAAGGAGGCAAGCAAGAATTTTCCTGACGCATGGCTCTCCCACTATGAGCCGAGCATGAAAAAGGCGCCTCTCGTCTTTTTCGTCAACCTCGTCTATGAGATCTTTATGCCCTTCATGATCACAGGACTTTTTCTCCAGATCGCGCTCCACGTCTGGCGTTATGCGAGAAACCGGTAA
- a CDS encoding cytochrome b/b6 domain-containing protein, translating into MEKPQEKSENMRRFSPYRIIEHWVSALTFAVLVATGLSQRFHGAGLSQWIVLTLGGIDAVRLLHRAAGLVLFLIFFQHAVVAFFGVLFRKWRPSMIIEKKDFVDAVENMKYYLGVTDQPALCDRYNYKQKFEYWGILTGAIIMMLSGFVLWFPIIVTKYLPGEIIPAAKALHTNEAMLIVLLVTVWHIYNAIFSPDIFPLDTSIITGYISRERMESEHPLELARLEGRAAGDLSGESRHKEEDAVEAIDIQRERV; encoded by the coding sequence ATGGAAAAACCCCAGGAGAAGAGTGAAAACATGAGACGCTTCAGCCCCTATCGCATCATCGAACACTGGGTGAGCGCACTGACCTTTGCGGTCCTCGTGGCCACTGGCTTGTCCCAGAGGTTTCATGGTGCCGGGCTTTCGCAATGGATTGTTCTTACCCTTGGCGGGATAGATGCGGTGAGGCTTCTCCATCGGGCCGCCGGCCTGGTCCTCTTCCTGATCTTCTTTCAGCATGCCGTCGTGGCATTCTTCGGCGTGCTTTTCAGGAAATGGAGACCTTCCATGATAATCGAAAAAAAGGATTTTGTTGATGCGGTCGAAAACATGAAATACTATCTTGGCGTCACAGACCAGCCTGCTCTTTGCGATCGCTATAATTACAAGCAGAAATTTGAGTACTGGGGGATCCTTACCGGGGCGATCATCATGATGCTCTCGGGATTCGTCCTCTGGTTTCCGATCATCGTCACAAAATACCTCCCCGGTGAGATCATCCCTGCCGCAAAAGCCCTCCATACGAATGAGGCGATGCTCATCGTTCTCCTTGTAACCGTCTGGCATATCTATAACGCCATATTCAGCCCCGACATCTTTCCCCTCGACACGAGCATTATCACGGGATATATCTCGAGGGAGAGGATGGAAAGCGAGCATCCTCTCGAACTTGCCCGCCTCGAAGGCAGAGCTGCGGGCGATCTGTCGGGGGAGAGTCGTCATAAAGAGGAGGATGCTGTGGAGGCGATAGACATTCAGCGGGAAAGGGTGTGA